From the genome of Amycolatopsis sp. NBC_01488, one region includes:
- a CDS encoding beta-ketoacyl-ACP synthase 3, with the protein MTKTPVAIVGPGNVGTDLMYKLMRSETLEPRFMIGRNPASTGLHRAHAEGLQVSAEGIEWLLDHPDRPGLVFEATSADVHTANAPRYTEAGITAIDLTPAACGKPVIPAVNLDEHLGAPNISTVSCAGQVAVPIVYAIACFARVAEATVVATIAAPSAGPGTLGNMEAISTATCRAIETLAPADRATVALAVDDTAPPKPMQVVVSCVTADHLCPAGAPRVAAALGLSGIPAFDVNAACTGFVYALAVAAGMIAAGLAGRVVVVGADVFSRLCDPADRATAPLFGDGAGAVVVRAGSAREPGALGPFDLHSAGEHTEMLFVPAGGSRLRASDDPRDHFLKMRGNEVFRHACTRMAESALAVLAAAGIPVSGLDRLVGHQANSRILEATAKRLRLAPDRLVITLGRTGNTSAASIPLALAAAAGAGNLQAGQRVLLTAFGAGTTWGSALLTWPTFSRPPDPS; encoded by the coding sequence GTGACGAAGACACCCGTGGCGATTGTCGGACCCGGAAACGTCGGGACCGACCTGATGTACAAACTGATGCGCTCGGAAACACTGGAGCCCCGGTTCATGATCGGCAGGAATCCCGCGTCGACCGGGCTCCACCGCGCGCACGCGGAGGGGTTGCAGGTCAGCGCGGAGGGCATCGAATGGCTCCTGGACCACCCGGACCGCCCGGGGCTGGTGTTCGAGGCGACCTCCGCGGACGTCCACACCGCCAACGCGCCGCGCTACACCGAAGCCGGGATCACCGCGATCGACCTGACCCCCGCCGCCTGCGGCAAGCCGGTCATCCCCGCGGTCAACCTCGACGAGCATCTCGGCGCACCCAACATCAGCACGGTGTCCTGCGCCGGCCAGGTGGCCGTCCCCATCGTCTACGCCATCGCCTGTTTCGCCCGAGTGGCCGAGGCCACGGTGGTCGCGACCATCGCCGCCCCATCGGCCGGACCGGGCACCCTGGGCAACATGGAGGCGATCAGCACAGCCACCTGCCGGGCCATCGAAACCCTCGCCCCCGCCGACCGTGCCACCGTCGCCCTCGCCGTCGACGACACCGCACCGCCGAAGCCCATGCAGGTCGTCGTCTCCTGCGTCACCGCCGACCACCTGTGTCCGGCCGGCGCACCGCGGGTAGCCGCCGCCCTCGGTCTCTCCGGCATTCCGGCCTTCGATGTCAACGCGGCATGCACGGGATTCGTCTACGCACTGGCCGTGGCAGCCGGCATGATCGCCGCCGGGCTCGCCGGGCGCGTCGTGGTCGTCGGGGCCGATGTCTTCAGCAGGCTGTGCGATCCGGCGGACCGCGCGACCGCGCCACTCTTCGGCGACGGAGCAGGGGCCGTGGTCGTCCGCGCCGGGTCGGCGCGGGAGCCCGGCGCGTTGGGCCCCTTCGATCTGCACAGCGCCGGAGAACACACCGAAATGCTGTTCGTGCCCGCCGGCGGCAGCCGGCTGCGCGCCTCCGACGATCCGCGGGACCACTTCCTGAAGATGCGGGGCAACGAAGTCTTCCGGCACGCGTGCACACGCATGGCGGAGTCAGCCCTCGCCGTGCTGGCGGCGGCCGGTATTCCGGTGTCCGGTCTGGACCGGCTGGTGGGGCACCAGGCCAACAGCAGGATTCTCGAGGCGACCGCGAAACGCCTGCGGCTGGCCCCGGACCGCCTGGTAATCACCCTCGGGCGGACAGGCAACACCAGCGCAGCCTCGATCCCGCTCGCCCTCGCCGCCGCCGCGGGCGCGGGGAACCTGCAAGCCGGGCAGCGAGTTCTGCTCACCGCCTTCGGCGCCGGGACCACCTGGGGATCCGCACTGCTGACCTGGCCCACCTTTTCCCGACCACCGGATCCGTCGTGA
- the fabI gene encoding enoyl-ACP reductase FabI, translating to MTGLLAGKRLLITGVLTEASIAFHTAKHAQEQGADVVLTGFGRLSLVQRVANRLPRPAPVVELDVQDATHLDTLAARVRDHTDRLDGVLHAIGFAPPSCLGAPFLDSPREDVSVAIEVSAFSFKSLVVAVKPLLGPGAAIVGLNFDGQAAWPAYNWMGVAKAALECVNRYLARDLGRDGIRVNLVTAGPLRTVAASAIPGFTGLEEGWTARAPLGWNAADPGPVARTVCAVLSDWLPATTGSLIAADGGVLALAPV from the coding sequence GTGACCGGCCTGCTCGCAGGAAAAAGGCTGCTCATCACCGGTGTGCTCACCGAGGCTTCCATCGCCTTCCACACCGCGAAGCACGCTCAGGAGCAAGGGGCCGATGTAGTCTTGACCGGATTCGGCCGGCTCTCTCTGGTCCAGCGGGTGGCGAACCGGCTGCCGCGGCCGGCGCCGGTCGTCGAACTTGACGTCCAGGACGCAACGCACCTCGACACGCTTGCCGCGCGGGTGCGCGACCACACCGACCGCCTTGACGGCGTGTTGCACGCAATCGGTTTCGCCCCGCCGAGTTGCCTCGGCGCCCCGTTCCTCGACAGTCCCCGCGAGGACGTCTCGGTGGCGATCGAGGTGTCTGCCTTCTCGTTCAAGTCGCTGGTCGTCGCCGTCAAGCCGCTGCTCGGCCCAGGCGCCGCGATCGTCGGCCTGAACTTCGACGGCCAGGCGGCGTGGCCCGCCTACAACTGGATGGGCGTGGCCAAGGCCGCGCTGGAGTGCGTCAACCGCTACCTGGCCCGGGACCTGGGCCGCGACGGCATCAGGGTGAACCTGGTGACCGCCGGTCCACTGCGAACCGTTGCCGCTTCCGCCATCCCCGGGTTCACCGGACTGGAGGAAGGCTGGACGGCGCGAGCGCCGCTCGGCTGGAACGCCGCCGACCCCGGCCCGGTCGCGAGAACCGTTTGTGCCGTGCTTTCCGACTGGTTGCCGGCCACGACCGGTTCGCTGATCGCCGCCGACGGCGGAGTCCTCGCCCTCGCTCCGGTCTGA
- a CDS encoding EF-hand domain-containing protein, whose product MSEFLDQKLSRRFRTYDRDGDGFVDREDFVTAAAQLGAEFGHAPDSPVQQRMTTMCLGVWDHLVEAADVDGDQRISEAEYKAAFAAGMLETPAAFDSGYQPFLAAIMDIVDADHDGRLTEDDEVRWTGALMGLPEADARAAFHHLDRDGDGYITTGDLLAAIRAYYFDEASGSAGSWLLGPLDR is encoded by the coding sequence ATGTCGGAGTTCCTGGACCAAAAGCTGTCGCGCCGCTTCCGCACCTACGACCGGGACGGTGACGGCTTCGTCGACCGGGAGGACTTCGTCACCGCGGCTGCTCAGCTCGGAGCGGAGTTCGGGCATGCCCCGGACTCCCCGGTGCAGCAGCGGATGACCACGATGTGCCTGGGAGTGTGGGATCACCTGGTCGAGGCCGCGGACGTCGACGGTGACCAGCGGATCAGCGAGGCGGAGTACAAGGCCGCCTTCGCCGCCGGGATGCTGGAGACGCCGGCTGCGTTCGACTCCGGCTACCAGCCCTTCCTCGCCGCCATCATGGACATCGTCGACGCCGACCACGACGGCCGGTTGACCGAAGACGACGAGGTGCGCTGGACCGGTGCGCTGATGGGCTTGCCCGAGGCCGACGCCCGGGCGGCGTTCCACCACCTGGACCGTGACGGCGACGGGTACATCACGACCGGCGACCTGCTGGCGGCCATCCGCGCGTACTACTTCGACGAGGCTTCCGGCTCGGCGGGCAGCTGGCTGCTCGGGCCCTTGGACCGGTGA
- a CDS encoding oxygenase MpaB family protein, which translates to MSESLIGRRAGLSALETLKYQGDPLADAVIADLVAGGRTGVVNEVLAQFRDNDQPIPEDLPESVRRYLVDTDLLPGWADLDRVAGAYEFFVDDGVHVASVLSFGAMVNCYAQPRPSRVLSLTHRLNQPHRRLSETSQFVLHLMGPHPFGSGGSFVPTIQKTRLIHAAVRYFITRSGEWDVEADGVPLCQQDMLGALLIFSVQVIYGMRRIGISVTEREAEDYYYVWRVTGAMLGIPAAAMPETLMAARELNAELVEATYGPSAEGIELTRNLLRLYEEMVPGKAFDGVVAAMVRQVVTEEVADWLEVPSSRGWRRAVGAGVRVMRLLERSEDRSRTATAVLDKAGSLLLGGSVRTLTNGQPTALTIPADLREKWLAAGVCPVAHQRT; encoded by the coding sequence ATGTCGGAAAGCTTGATCGGGCGGCGGGCGGGTTTGTCCGCTCTCGAAACGCTGAAGTACCAGGGTGACCCGCTGGCGGACGCCGTCATCGCCGATCTGGTGGCCGGTGGGCGGACGGGCGTGGTGAACGAGGTCCTGGCCCAGTTCCGGGACAACGATCAGCCCATTCCCGAGGATCTGCCGGAGTCGGTGCGGCGTTACCTGGTCGACACGGACCTCCTGCCGGGCTGGGCGGATCTGGACCGGGTCGCGGGTGCGTACGAGTTCTTCGTGGACGATGGCGTGCACGTCGCTTCGGTGCTGTCCTTCGGGGCCATGGTGAACTGCTACGCCCAGCCGCGGCCGTCCCGGGTCCTGTCGCTGACCCATCGGCTGAACCAGCCGCATCGGCGGTTGTCGGAGACGTCCCAGTTCGTGTTGCACTTGATGGGTCCGCATCCGTTCGGCTCGGGTGGCAGTTTCGTGCCCACCATCCAGAAGACCCGGCTGATCCACGCCGCGGTGCGCTATTTCATCACCCGGTCCGGTGAATGGGATGTCGAAGCGGACGGCGTCCCGCTGTGCCAGCAGGACATGCTCGGTGCGCTGCTGATCTTTTCGGTGCAGGTCATCTACGGGATGCGCCGGATCGGGATCTCGGTCACCGAGCGGGAAGCCGAGGACTACTACTACGTCTGGCGGGTGACGGGTGCGATGCTCGGCATCCCGGCCGCGGCCATGCCCGAAACGCTGATGGCGGCCCGGGAACTGAACGCGGAGCTCGTCGAAGCGACCTACGGCCCGTCGGCCGAAGGGATCGAGCTGACCCGCAACCTCCTGCGCCTGTACGAGGAAATGGTGCCGGGCAAGGCGTTCGACGGGGTGGTCGCGGCGATGGTCCGCCAGGTTGTGACCGAGGAGGTCGCCGACTGGCTCGAAGTGCCGAGCTCGCGCGGGTGGCGCCGTGCGGTCGGTGCGGGAGTGCGGGTGATGCGGTTGCTGGAACGTTCGGAGGACCGCAGCCGCACGGCCACGGCGGTGCTCGACAAAGCGGGCAGCCTGCTGCTCGGCGGCAGCGTCCGGACGCTGACCAACGGCCAGCCGACCGCGCTGACCATCCCGGCGGACCTGCGGGAGAAGTGGCTGGCCGCCGGTGTCTGCCCGGTAGCGCACCAGCGGACATAG
- a CDS encoding FAD-binding protein: protein MADEFAGAAVPVTAPTVAELAERIGVPTDALVRTIDEFNRACTKDESTTGLTPPKSHFAVRLDKPPFVAYHAVAGLTFTFGGVRIDIEGRALDADGVPVPGLYAAGEATGGLFYGDYPGGAALMRAAVFGRAAGNTAAAEA from the coding sequence GTGGCCGACGAATTCGCCGGAGCCGCGGTCCCGGTCACGGCGCCGACCGTCGCCGAGCTCGCCGAACGCATCGGCGTGCCCACCGATGCGCTGGTGCGCACGATCGACGAGTTCAACCGCGCCTGCACGAAGGACGAGAGCACGACGGGACTGACCCCGCCCAAGTCACATTTCGCCGTGCGATTGGACAAGCCGCCGTTCGTCGCCTACCACGCCGTCGCGGGCCTGACGTTCACCTTCGGCGGGGTGCGCATCGACATCGAAGGACGGGCGCTCGACGCCGATGGCGTGCCCGTGCCGGGGCTGTACGCCGCGGGCGAGGCGACCGGCGGCCTGTTCTACGGCGACTACCCCGGCGGCGCCGCGCTCATGCGGGCCGCCGTGTTCGGCCGGGCGGCGGGCAACACCGCCGCGGCCGAGGCTTGA
- a CDS encoding methylglyoxal synthase, with protein sequence MKISNKLIAIIAHDGMKQTMSEFVGDHVVALSVFDMIATDGTGKRLREANFPATTCGHGPSGGDVAIAAAVAAGEVAAVFFFIDSAVAHPHAPDVSALIRQCCVHDVPLALNRTTADAVVTQLAAAERSKVPRPRAARTRGRQLMTNIP encoded by the coding sequence GTGAAAATTTCGAACAAATTGATTGCGATCATCGCGCATGACGGCATGAAGCAGACCATGTCGGAGTTCGTCGGCGACCATGTCGTTGCACTGTCCGTATTCGATATGATCGCGACCGACGGGACCGGAAAAAGACTGCGGGAAGCCAATTTTCCGGCGACGACCTGCGGACACGGTCCCAGCGGCGGCGACGTCGCCATCGCGGCGGCTGTCGCCGCCGGCGAGGTCGCGGCAGTGTTCTTCTTCATCGATTCCGCTGTCGCCCACCCGCACGCTCCGGACGTGAGTGCGCTCATCCGGCAATGCTGCGTCCACGACGTGCCACTGGCACTCAACCGAACCACCGCGGATGCCGTCGTGACCCAGCTCGCGGCTGCGGAGCGAAGCAAGGTGCCGAGGCCGCGCGCGGCACGGACCCGTGGTCGACAGCTCATGACGAATATTCCCTGA